A window of Ptychodera flava strain L36383 chromosome 1, AS_Pfla_20210202, whole genome shotgun sequence contains these coding sequences:
- the LOC139115455 gene encoding sulfotransferase 1E1-like, with protein MARSWPGFFDDGCYFIEHIHDIEAVKERVIDHAWDIRDSDVVVATFPKSGTLWMLKVISTMYEDMNMYLSPIDKVARLGCVYEKTDEFVPGLYGEHVRSIKKNIPKMASPRLFSCHVHPQHFHSSWREGNRKCKIIYITRNPRDVCVSYYHFMRSVKFSRMELTWEEWVQQFAKGQVWFGPWLEHVSSWQRYGLQDNVLHLHYEDMKLDLKSEILRVAEFFGRPLSEERLDMVVQRSTVESMRNRGVDVRTGAILHEGSWDSSAAYIRKGQIGNWKDHFTVAQSEWFDEYLKMETEKKCLTVNYYK; from the coding sequence ATGGCAAGAAGTTGGCCGGGTTTCTTCGACGATGGGTGTTACTTTATCGAACACATTCACGATATCGAAGCCGTCAAAGAACGAGTCATCGATCATGCTTGGGACATCCGCGACAGTGACGTTGTTGTGGCCACTTTCCCAAAGTCAGGAACCCTGTGGATGTTGAAAGTGATCTCAACGATGTATGAGGACATGAATATGTACTTGAGTCCCATCGATAAAGTCGCGCGCCTTGGTTGCGTTTACGAGAAGACAGATGAATTCGTGCCTGGACTGTATGGAGAACATGTCCGTAGTATCAAGAAAAATATACCCAAAATGGCGTCTCCCCGACTGTTTTCTTGTCACGTACACCCACAACACTTTCATTCTTCATGGCGGGAGGGCAACAGAAAgtgtaaaataatttacataacaagaaATCCTAGAGATGTCTGCGTTTCGTACTATCACTTCATGAGGTCAGTTAAATTCAGCCGAATGGAACTGACCTGGGAAGAATGGGTGCAGCAGTTCGCCAAAGGTCAGGTTTGGTTTGGACCATGGTTGGAACATGTGTCGTCATGGCAGAGATACGGCCTCCAAGACAATGTTTTGCACCTGCACTATGAAGACATGAAACTCGATTTGAAGTCAGAGATATTGAGGGTGGCCGAGTTCTTTGGACGACCCCTCAGCGAAGAACGCCTTGACATGGTGGTTCAAAGGTCCACTGTTGAGTCAATGAGGAATAGAGGCGTCGACGTTCGTACTGGGGCAATTCTGCACGAAGGAAGTTGGGACAGTAGTGCTGCATACATACGGAAAGGGCAAATTGGAAATTGGAAAGATCATTTTACAGTCGCCCAGAGCGAGTGGTTTGATGAATACCTAAAAATGGAAACAGAGAAGAAATGTTTGACTGTTAACTACTATAAGTAA